Proteins co-encoded in one Nicotiana sylvestris chromosome 7, ASM39365v2, whole genome shotgun sequence genomic window:
- the LOC104238339 gene encoding peroxidase P7-like yields MASLTRNVLLTFLCVLLGFACFSNAQLSANFYGTSCRNLQTIVSSAMRQAVNREPRLGASILRLFFHDCFVNGCDASILLDDTATFTGEKNANPNRNSARGFEVIDTIKTQVEAACPNAVSCADILALAAREGVVLLGGPSWAVPLGRRDARTASQSAANTQIPAPTSSLSTLLSMFSAKGLNARDMTALSGGHTIGQARCTTFRTRIYNDTNIDAQFAATRRATCPSSSGDANLAPLDIQTPNRFDNDYYQNLVARRGLLHSDQELFNGGSQDALVRSYSTNDAAFRSDFAAAMVRMGNISPLTGTNGEIRRNCRAIN; encoded by the exons ATGGCATCCTTAACTAGGAACGTCCTTTTGACATTTTTATGTGTTTTATTGGGTTTTGCTTGCTTTAGCAATGCCCAGCTTTCGGCCAATTTTTATGGCACGTCGTGCCGTAATCTGCAGACAATTGTGAGCAGTGCAATGAGACAAGCTGTGAATAGAGAGCCAAGACTTGGTGCCTCTATTCTTCGCTTGTTTTTCCATGATTGCTTTGTAAAT GGGTGCGATGCATCAATATTATTGGATGACACAGCAACATTCACAGGAGAAAAGAATGCAAACCCAAACAGGAACTCAGCAAGAGGATTTGAAGTGATAGACACCATTAAAACTCAAGTTGAAGCTGCTTGTCCTAATGCTGTCTCCTGTGCAGACATTCTCGCTCTTGCTGCTAGAGAAGGCGTTGTGTTG CTAGGAGGGCCATCATGGGCAGTGCCATTGGGCAGAAGAGACGCAAGAACCGCAAGCCAAAGTGCAGCCAACACACAAATCCCAGCACCAACTTCCAGTCTTTCAACTTTGCTCTCTATGTTCTCCGCCAAAGGCCTAAACGCACGTGACATGACAGCACTCTCCGGCGGCCACACCATCGGCCAAGCACGCTGTACAACCTTCAGAACCCGCATATACAACGATACCAACATTGACGCGCAATTCGCCGCCACAAGAAGGGCTACGTGCCCTTCTTCTAGCGGCGACGCCAACTTGGCTCCTTTAGATATTCAGACACCAAATCGGTTCGATAATGATTATTACCAGAACTTAGTGGCTCGACGTGGGTTGCTTCACTCGGATCAGGAATTGTTTAATGGTGGATCTCAGGATGCGTTGGTTAGGAGTTATAGTACGAATGATGCGGCTTTTAGAAGTGATTTTGCAGCAGCTATGGTTAGGATGGGGAATATTAGCCCACTTACTGGAACTAATGGTGAGATCAGAAGAAACTGCAGGGCTATTAACTAA